A stretch of the Neodiprion lecontei isolate iyNeoLeco1 chromosome 4, iyNeoLeco1.1, whole genome shotgun sequence genome encodes the following:
- the LOC107220014 gene encoding endoribonuclease Dcr-1 isoform X2, with product MAFPLNDQVHTKSFSPREYQVELLYAALESNIIVCLGKNSEQIFIVIKLIQELATNNRRSPSEGGKRSVYILRDTDRCLTKAVYIQQLTDLRVLICDSETWPEFDRKFAESQVIVTTSHVCADLLNQNKIYPSQINLAIVDQCHKAVNDEKLKFVLQKFNVSNGPRLIGFAAPVFNLTRQPGRLEAEVELLEKTFHCRIETASDIVSVLRYSPKPKEYIVEYKCGEYEELNQTLENCAMHAMNFLCDHRYDPTEIYNDEFLEDIQKIPDPKQEPCSMIEDFLYVLQTFGAWCANHAALALLIQAEKLKVKTPYERHYLLFNVVVSLFIKIRAICESEFENLSEREKLYKFSTPCVHRLLHILKCYAPSSKKELTIPDNKLSNGHSVSACKKDIDTGKDGLQQSKYIGNVKKLRTGIKRPPKSRYPRTQIDPDLLCGVIFVDKGFTAKILFYLLNDACKYDKDLQFLSPLYTIEKNPEGTSSAHDMEVQHRKQEEVLKSFRIHECNLLIATSILEEGIDIPKCNFVMRYDFPKSYQSYVQCKGRARATDALHVLFTLLSKCANKEPSEEEELLADKYGDLLPQYKPLSIEGSPSVTFNSAISLVNRYCAKLPSDTFTRLTPEWIIEPTIIDNKTMYVCSIRLPINSPVKYTVTSYPMPNSAMARRLAALQLCIDLHRANEIDDYLLPIGKENFKANPEDAEAPPLPDETKAEFSEARPGTTKRRQYYYKKTAEVLTDCRPVLMMKSFLYHISMVLTCPLPEEQNTRGRRIYPPEESAIGFGILTLKKIPKLCPFPIYTRSGEVHVKLELSKETVTLNADQIERVAAFLKYTFTNVLRLQKYLMLFDPNASENSYFIVPVKTVITENGPDVNVDWEFLERIYENRNAIPNEVSEGDRNQFKFDAAKYHDAVIMPWYRNKDQPQYFYVAEICANLNPKSSFPGADYSTFEEYYLKKYNIQIQNLNQPLLDVDHTSARLNFLTPRYINRKGVALPTSSEETKKAKRENLEQKQILVAELCAIHPFPASLWRQAVCLPCILYRINALLLANQIRCQVAKMINLGQQHLDPDFEWLPLDFGWSLSEVLNKSKDSSKLIEMKSDAKTTKSVIPKLTDSMSVAEEIEKDISSKHDSSVDKDNEMEIGTWSNEMAINAVELNNENIFSPNLTVLQDTFSWNDIRYGSPACDSDLDAYDTDDTSSEAMGDFSDESDEGGGGLRIAFMGDNVAEAVEDENRIRKNEINKRILDLLELERSYDEDVWQCSNDIQNGLIQQHETAQNIETSRTKEEILTNGMFIRSDQEIVLKRRSSAVQNKTDLLPSEYYEYISQVSKRFTHEVINTQPLRQPIKKQSNNSQILEEGDDSLFSFDYQPNLNGHPGPSPSLILQALTMSNANDGINLERLETIGDSFLKYSITTYLYCTYDNIHEGKLSHLRSKQVSNLNLYRLGRRKVLGESMIATKFEPHDNWLPPCYYVPREIEQALIESGVPSNLWNQADIPVLRAVNRNEISELVRETEHKLEIMRTELIRSSNDSATDFEKLRCFIPYNLITQHSIPDKSVADCVEALIGAYLIACGPRGAFLFMAWLGIHVLPFQKVSIISTNEPLDRPPGSSSYIKEINENGETCWTQIRYGNLDEPQCPLLRHVPDPEKELSLMLDGYSDLEESMGYKFREPSYLLQAFTHASYQPNKLTDCYQRLEFLGDAVLDYLITRHLYEDTRQHSPGALTDLRSALVNNTIFASLAVRCGFHKYFRHLSPGLNVVIDRFVRIQEENGHSISEEYYLIAEDECEEAEDVEVPKALGDVFESLAGAIYLDSGMSLDAVWRVYYKIMRSEIEQFSTNVPKSPIRELLELEPETAKFGKPEKLADGRRVRVTVDVFGKGSFKGIGRNYRIAKCTAAKCALKKLKKMQRHQREKL from the exons ATGGCATTTCCATTAAATGATCAAGTTCATACTAAGTCTTTCTCTCCTAGAGAATATCAA GTGGAGCTCCTCTACGCAGCTTTAGAGAGCAACATAATAGTTTGTCtaggaaaaaattctgaacaaatatttattgttatcaaACTAATTCAAGAGTTGGCGACTAACAACAGAAG ATCTCCGTCAGAAGGAGGCAAGCGCTCAGTATACATTCTAAGAGATACAGATCGATGTTTAACCAAAGCTGTATATATACAACAATTAACAGATCTACGCGTACTTATCTGTGATTCTGAGACATGGCCAGAGTTCGATAGAAAATTCGCTGAAAGTCAG GTGATTGTTACTACATCACATGTTTGTGCAGATCTGTTGAatcagaataaaatttatccaaGTCAAATAAATTTGGCAATTGTAGACCAATGCCACAAAGCAGTCAATGATGAAAAGCTAAAGtttgttttacaaaaatttaatgtctCTAACGGTCCTCGACTAATTGGTTTTGCTGCACCAGTTTTTAATCTAACTCGTCAGCCAGGACGACTGGAAGCAGAAGTTGAACTTTTGGAAAAAACCTTTCATTGTAGAATTGAAACAGCCAGTGATATTGTATCAGTATTAAG ATATAGTCCAAAACCAAAAGAGTACATTGTAGAATACAAATGTGGCGAATATGAAGAATTAAACCAGACTCTGGAGAACTGTGCTATGCATGCTATGAACTTTTTGTGTGATCATCGCTATGATCCCACTGAAATTTACAACGATGAGTTCCTCGAGGACATACAGAAGATTCCTGATCCTAAACAGGAACCTTGCTCAATGATAGAAGACTTTTTGTACGTACTTCAAACATTCGGGGCTTGGTGCGCCAATCACGCTGCTCTAGCTTTGCTAATTCAAGCAGAAAAGCTGAAAGTAAAAACCCCTTATGAGCGACACTACTTATTATTCAACGTTGTGGTTTCCttgtttattaaaataag AGCTATTTGTGaaagtgaatttgaaaatttgagcgaaagagaaaaattatacaaattctCCACTCCATGTGTTCATCGACTATTGCATATACTCAAGTGTTATGCCCCATCCAGCAAAAAAGAATTGACTATCCCAGACAACAAACTGAGCAATGGACACA GTGTATCTGCCTGCAAGAAAGACATTGATACTGGAAAAGATGGCCTCCAACAATCAAAATACATTGGAAATGTCAAAAAGCTACGAACTGGTATTAAAAGACCTCCAAAATCACGGTATCCACGTACTCAAATTGATCCAGATCTGTTGTGCGGAGTTATTTTTGTGGATAAAGGATTTACagcaaaaatattattttatctattgaaT GACGCTTGTAAGTATGACAAAGATTTACAATTTCTCTCCCCACTTTATACAATTGAAAAGAATCCTGAGGGAACAAGCTCTGCTCATGACATGGAGGTTCAACATCGGAAACAAGAGGAGGTTTTAAAAAGCTTCCGAATACACGAATGTAATTTATTAATTGCTACATCGATATTGGAGGAGG GAATAGATATACCAAAATGCAATTTTGTGATGAGGTATGATTTCCCTAAGAGCTATCAGTCTTACGTGCAGTGCAAAGGCCGAGCTCGGGCAACAGATGCCCTTCATGTGCTTTTc ACTTTATTATCAAAGTGCGCCAATAAGGAACCttcggaagaagaagaattattGGCGGATAAATATGGTGATTTGTTACCTCAGTACAAACCATTGAGTATTGAGGGTTCACCTAGTGTTACTTTTAATTCTGCAATATCTTTGGTAAACAG GTATTGTGCCAAGCTGCCTAGTGATACATTCACTCGATTAACACCAGAATGGATAATTGAACCAACAATTATTGACAATAAAACCATGTATGTTTGTTCCATACGTTTGCCAATAAACTCGCCTGTGAAATACACAGTAACG TCATATCCAATGCCGAATAGCGCAATGGCTCGTCGCTTGGCTGCACTTCAACTCTGCATAGATCTTCATAGAGCTAATGAAATTGATGATTATTTGTTGCCAAttggtaaagaaaattttaaagcAAACCCAGAAGATGCTGAAGCCCCTCCACTACCAGATGAAACAAAAGCTGAGTTTTCTGAAGCGCGCCCAGGTACCACTAAAAGAAGACAATACTATTACAAAAAG ACTGCCGAAGTGTTAACAGATTGCAGGCCTGTACTGATGATGAAATCGTTTTTATATCATATTAGTATGGTACTCACTTGCCCTTTACCTGAGGAACAAAACACAAGAGGTCGTCGAATATATCCTCCTGAAGAGTCAGCTATAGGATTTGGCATTCTAActctaaaaaaaataccaaag CTATGTCCATTCCCAATATACACGAGATCGGGAGAGGTTCATGTAAAACTTGAATTAAGTAAGGAGACGGTTACATTGAATGCTGATCAAATTGAACGAGTAGCAGCCTTCCTCAAGTACACGTTCACAAATGTTCTAAGGCTTCAAAAATATCTGATGCTATTTGATCCGAATGCTTCAGAAAATTCATACTTCATTGTTCCTGTAAAAACGG TTATCACAGAAAATGGCCCGGATGTTAATGTGGATTGGGAGTTCTTAGAACGTATATATGAGAACAGGAATGCAATACCAAATGAAGTGTCGGAAGGAGATCGCAATCAATTCAAATTTGATGCAGCTAAATATCATGATGCTGTTATTATGCCATGGTATAGAAATAAGGATCAGCcacaa TACTTTTATGTAGCGGAAATTTGTGCCAACTTGAACCCAAAATCTTCTTTTCCTGGGGCTGACTACAGTACATTTGAGGagtattatttgaaaaaatataacatacaGATTCAGAATCTGAATCAACCGCTACTTGATGTAGATCATACTTCAGCTAGGCTCAATTTTCTCACACCAAG ATACATCAATCGTAAAGGTGTTGCATTACCAACTAGTAGTGAGGAAACCAAGAAGgcaaagagagaaaatttggaacaaaaacaaatattgGTAGCAGAGCTTTGTGCTATTCACCCATTTCCTGCCTCATTATGGAGACAAGCGGTTTGTCTGCCATGCATACTTTATAGAATCAACGCACTTCTTCTTGCTAATCAAATACGATGCCAGGTagcaaaaatgataaatttggGGCAGCAACATTTAGATCCAG ACTTTGAATGGTTGCCATTAGACTTTGGTTGGAGTCTATCGGAAGTCTTGAATAAATCAAAGGACAGTAgtaaattgattgaaatgaaaagtgATGCTAAAACTACGAAATCTGTTATACCTAAATTGACAGACAGTATGTCCGTGGCAGAAGAAATTGAGAAAGATATCTCTTCAAAACATGACAGTTCCGTGGATAAAGATAATGAAATGGAAATTGGAACGTGGTCTAATGAAATGGCTATAAATGCAGTGgaattgaataatgaaaatattttttcaccaaatttaaCGGTGCTACAAGATACCTTTTCTTGGAATGATATTAGGTACGGCTCACCTGCCTGTGATTCTGATTTAGATGCTTACGATACTGATGACACCTCTAGTGAAGCAATGGGAGATTTTTCAGACGAAAGTGATGAAGGTGGTGGTGGTCTACGCATTGCTTTTATGGGAGATAATGTTGCAGAAGCTGTGGAAGACGAAAATAGAAtccgtaaaaatgaaattaataaaagaattttGGATTTATTAGAGTTGGAAAGAAGTTATGACGAGGATGTTTGGCAGTGTTCCAATGATATTCAGAATGGATTAATTCAACAACATGAGACAgctcaaaatattgaaactagTCGAACCAAAGAAGAAATTCTGACGAATGGAATGTTTATTCGTAGCGATCAAGAAATCGTTTTGAAGAGGCGCTCATCAGCTGTACAAAATAAAACTGACTTACTGCCGTCTGAGTATTATGAATACATCTCTCAGGTTTCGAAAAGATTTACACATGAAGTTATTAATACGCAGCCTCTGAGGCAACCCATTAAGAAACAATCAAACAACTCTCAGATATTGGAAGAAGGAGACGATTCTCTTTTTAGTTTTGATTATCAACCGAATCTAAATGGTCACCCTGGACCAAGTCCGAGTTTAATTCTTCAAGCGTTGACAATGTCAAATGCTAACGATGGTATTAATTTAGAGAGGCTCGAAACTATTGGAGATTcttttctaaaatattcaataactACATACTTGTATTGTACATATGACAATATACATGAAGGAAAATTGAGTCACCTGAGATCAAAACAA GTGagcaatttaaatttatacagaTTAGGGCGTCGAAAAGTATTGGGTGAAAGTATGATAGCAACTAAATTTGAACCGcacgataattggttaccaCCATGCTATTATGTACCACGTGAAATAGAACAAGCATTAATAGAATCTGGAGTGCCGTCAAATTTGTGGAACCAAGCAGATATTCCAGTTCTCAGAGCTGTAAATCGAAATGAAATATCCGAACTTGTTCGAGAAACGGAGCATAAACTCGAGATTATGCGAACTGAACTGATTCGAAGCAGCAATGATTCTGCtaccgattttgaaaagttacgATGTTTCATACCATATAATCTAATTACACAGCATAGTATACCAGATAAAAGTGTCGCTGACTGTGTGGAAGCTTTAATAGGAGCATATTTAATAGCGTGTGGGCCCAGAGGAGCTTTCTTATTCATGGCCTGGCTAGGAATTCATGTCTTACCATTCCAAAAAGTTTCTATCATATCCACAAATGAACCACTTGACAGACCTCCGGGTAGTTCGTCCTATATTAaggaaattaacgaaaatggAGAAACATGCTGGACACAA ATACGCTATGGAAACTTAGATGAGCCACAGTGCCCACTTTTGAGGCATGTACCAGATCCTGAAAAGGAGTTGAGTCTGATGCTGGATGGTTATAGCGATCTTGAAGAAAGTATGGGCTACAAATTTCGTGAGCCGAGTTACTTATTGCAAGCATTCACCCATGCATCGTATCAGCCAAATAAATTGACAGACTGTTACCAACGCTTAGAATTTCTTGGAGATGCAGTTTTAG ATTATCTGATAACAAGACATTTGTATGAGGATACAAGGCAACATTCCCCTGGTGCTCTAACAGATTTGAGGTCAGCTTTGGtaaataatacaatatttgCTTCGCTGGCAGTGAGATGTggatttcataaatatttccGCCATCTATCACCAGGTTTAAATGTGGTCATTGACAGATTCGTCAGGATACAAGAAGAAAATGGTCACTCTATCAGTGAAGAA TATTATTTAATTGCTGAAGATGAATGCGAAGAGGCAGAAGACGTTGAAGTTCCAAAGGCTTTAGGTGATGTTTTTGAATCTTTGGCAGGAGCAATTTATTTAGACAGTGGTATGTCTCTTGACGCTGTTTGGAGGGTGTATTATAAAATCATGAGGTCTGAAATag aacaATTCAGTACAAACGTACCAAAATCTCCAATACGAGAATTATTAGAGTTGGAACCTGAAACAGCAAAGTTTGGGAAGCCTGAAAAACTAGCTGATGGTCGGCGTGTAAGAGTCACAGTAGATGTGTTTGGGAAGGGTTCTTTCAAAGGAATAGGAAGAAATTATCGCATTGCTAAATGTACAGCTGCAAAATGTGCActtaaaaaactaaaaaaaatgcaacgacatcaaagagaaaaactgtga